The nucleotide window GGAAGCCAAGAGCGCCGTGAATGAGTGTTTGAAAAAAGGATTTCTGATCAATTGTACCAGTGACACTGTTATGAGATTTGTTCCCCCCTTGGTCGTCACCACGGAAGAAATCGACCTTCTCGTGCAAGCTTTGGATGAAATCTTTTCCACCTGGAGTTGAGGCGAAGATGAAAAAACGAGACTTTTTGACCTTGGCGGATCTTTCTCGGAGTGAGATGGATGCTTTGTTGAAGAGGAGCCTGGTATTAAAAAGAAGATGGAAGAAAAGCTTAGTAGATTCTCCGCTGGCCGGGAAATCCTTGGGATTGATTTTCGACAAACCTTCCACTCGGACGCGGGTATCCTTTGAGGTGGCCATGACCCAATTGGGCGGCCATCCGGTCTACCTCGACCCAGGGACGACGCAGATCAAGAGAGGCGAACCTATCGCGGATTCCGCGAGGGTTCTCTCCCGCTACCTCGATGGTGTGGTCATTCGGACTTTCGACCAGGCCACGGTCGAGGAGTGGGGACGGTGGTCTTCCGTCCCGGTGATCAACGGGTTGACCGACCTGCTTCATCCCTGCCAGGTTTTTTGCGACCTTTTGACGATCATAGAAAAATGTGGAAACTATAAAGGTTTAAAGATTGCTTACATCGGGGACGGGAACAACATTGCCAATACCTGGGTGCAGGCTGCAGCTCTGCTGGATATTGCCTTATCCCTGGCCTGCCCGAGGGGATATCAGCCGAACGCGAAATTTCTCGCCGAGGCCACCCGGGGTCGTAAAGCCCGTATCGAACTTACCCGGGATCCTTGGCAAGCAGTCCAAGGGAGCGATGTGGTCTATACGGATGTCTGGGCATCCATGGGGCAGGAGAAGGAAAGGAAAGAACGGCATAAACGATTCCAGGGCTATCAGGTGAATACAGCCCTTTTGCGCCGAGCAAAGAGAGGAGCACTGGTCATGCACTGCCTCCCGGCTCATGCCGGCGAGGAAATCAGTTCAGAAGTTCTGGAAGGACCGCAGTCCGTGGTTTTCGACCAGGCGGAGAACCGTCTGCATGGGCAGAAAGCGATCC belongs to Deltaproteobacteria bacterium and includes:
- the argF gene encoding ornithine carbamoyltransferase codes for the protein MKKRDFLTLADLSRSEMDALLKRSLVLKRRWKKSLVDSPLAGKSLGLIFDKPSTRTRVSFEVAMTQLGGHPVYLDPGTTQIKRGEPIADSARVLSRYLDGVVIRTFDQATVEEWGRWSSVPVINGLTDLLHPCQVFCDLLTIIEKCGNYKGLKIAYIGDGNNIANTWVQAAALLDIALSLACPRGYQPNAKFLAEATRGRKARIELTRDPWQAVQGSDVVYTDVWASMGQEKERKERHKRFQGYQVNTALLRRAKRGALVMHCLPAHAGEEISSEVLEGPQSVVFDQAENRLHGQKAILEWLLKK